The Callospermophilus lateralis isolate mCalLat2 chromosome 15, mCalLat2.hap1, whole genome shotgun sequence genome window below encodes:
- the Lipf gene encoding gastric triacylglycerol lipase isoform X2: protein MWSLLAVASLISAFGTTHGFLGKVASESPEAHMNINQMISYWGYPSEEYEVVTEDGYILGIFRIPHGKKNSENKDAGYDVWLGNSRGNTWSRRNLYYSPDSVEFWAFSFDEMAKYDLPATIDFIVKKTGQEKIHYVGHSQGTTIGFIAFSTNPTLARRIKTFYALAPVATVKYATSLLTKLSLIPSPLFKIIFGNRIFLPHNFFYGFLGTEVCSRELMDLLCSNALFIMCGFDSKNLNTSRFDVYLAHNPAGTSVQDVLHWAQAARSGKFQAFDWGSPFQNMKHYNQRTPPYYNVTAMSVPIAVWNGGNDILADPHDVNILLPKLSNLIYHKEILPYNHLDFIWAINAPQEVYNEMVSMMSEDKE from the exons ATGTGGTCGCTTTTAGCAGTGGCAAGTTTGATATCTGCATTTGGAACTACGCATGGTTTCTTAGGAAAAGTAGCATCTGAGAGCCCTGAAGCCCACATGAATATT AATCAAATGATTTCCTATTGGGGATACCCAAGTGAAGAATATGAAGTTGTAACTGAAGACGGCTATATCCTTGGGATCTTCAGAATTCCTCATGGAAAGAAAAATTCAGAGAACAAAG ACGCTGGTTATGATGTGTGGTTGGGCAACAGCAGAGGAAATACCTGGTCCAGGAGAAATTTGTACTATTCACCAGACTCAGTTGAATTCTGGGCTTTCAG ttttgaCGAAATGGCTAAATATGACCTTCCAGCCACAATTGACTTCATTGTAAAGAAAACTGGGCAGGAGAAGATACACTATGTTGGTCATTCTCAGGGCACCACCATTG GTTTTATTGCCTTTTCTACCAATCCCACACTGGCTAGAAGAATCAAAACCTTTTATGCATTAGCTCCAGTTGCCACTGTGAAGTATGCAACAAGCCTTTTAACAAAACTTTCACTTATTCCATCACCCCTCTTCAAG atcatATTTGGTAACAGAATATTCCTCCCACACAACTTCTTTTATGGATTTCTTGGTACTGAAGTGTGCTCCCGAGAGCTAATGGATCTCCTTTGTAGCAATGCATTGTTTATCATGTGTGGATTTGACAGTAAGAACTTGAACACG AGTCGCTTCGATGTCTATCTAGCACATAATCCAGCAGGAACTTCTGTTCAAGACGTCCTCCACTGGGCCCAG GCTGCTAGGTCTGGAAAATTTCAAGCTTTTGACTGGGGAAGCCCATTTCAGAACATGAAACACTATAATCAG CGCACACCTCCCTACTACAATGTGACAGCCATGAGTGTGCCGATTGCAGTGTGGAATGGTGGCAATGACATTTTGGCTGACCCCCACGATGTCAACATTTTGCTTCCCAAACTCTCCAATCTCATTTACCACAAGGAGATTCTTCCTTACAACCACTTGGACTTTATCTGGGCAATTAATGCTCCCCAAGAGGTTTACAATGAAATGGTTTCTATGATGTCAGAAGATAAAGAATAG
- the Lipf gene encoding gastric triacylglycerol lipase isoform X1, with the protein MWSLLAVASLISAFGTTHGFLGKVASESPEAHMNINQMISYWGYPSEEYEVVTEDGYILGIFRIPHGKKNSENKGHRPVVFLQHGLLASATNWIANLPNNSLAFILADAGYDVWLGNSRGNTWSRRNLYYSPDSVEFWAFSFDEMAKYDLPATIDFIVKKTGQEKIHYVGHSQGTTIGFIAFSTNPTLARRIKTFYALAPVATVKYATSLLTKLSLIPSPLFKIIFGNRIFLPHNFFYGFLGTEVCSRELMDLLCSNALFIMCGFDSKNLNTSRFDVYLAHNPAGTSVQDVLHWAQAARSGKFQAFDWGSPFQNMKHYNQRTPPYYNVTAMSVPIAVWNGGNDILADPHDVNILLPKLSNLIYHKEILPYNHLDFIWAINAPQEVYNEMVSMMSEDKE; encoded by the exons ATGTGGTCGCTTTTAGCAGTGGCAAGTTTGATATCTGCATTTGGAACTACGCATGGTTTCTTAGGAAAAGTAGCATCTGAGAGCCCTGAAGCCCACATGAATATT AATCAAATGATTTCCTATTGGGGATACCCAAGTGAAGAATATGAAGTTGTAACTGAAGACGGCTATATCCTTGGGATCTTCAGAATTCCTCATGGAAAGAAAAATTCAGAGAACAAAG GCCACAGACCTGTGGTGTTTCTGCAGCATGGTTTGCTTGCATCAGCCACAAACTGGATTGCAAACCTGCCCAACAACAGCCTGGCCTTCATTCTGGCAGACGCTGGTTATGATGTGTGGTTGGGCAACAGCAGAGGAAATACCTGGTCCAGGAGAAATTTGTACTATTCACCAGACTCAGTTGAATTCTGGGCTTTCAG ttttgaCGAAATGGCTAAATATGACCTTCCAGCCACAATTGACTTCATTGTAAAGAAAACTGGGCAGGAGAAGATACACTATGTTGGTCATTCTCAGGGCACCACCATTG GTTTTATTGCCTTTTCTACCAATCCCACACTGGCTAGAAGAATCAAAACCTTTTATGCATTAGCTCCAGTTGCCACTGTGAAGTATGCAACAAGCCTTTTAACAAAACTTTCACTTATTCCATCACCCCTCTTCAAG atcatATTTGGTAACAGAATATTCCTCCCACACAACTTCTTTTATGGATTTCTTGGTACTGAAGTGTGCTCCCGAGAGCTAATGGATCTCCTTTGTAGCAATGCATTGTTTATCATGTGTGGATTTGACAGTAAGAACTTGAACACG AGTCGCTTCGATGTCTATCTAGCACATAATCCAGCAGGAACTTCTGTTCAAGACGTCCTCCACTGGGCCCAG GCTGCTAGGTCTGGAAAATTTCAAGCTTTTGACTGGGGAAGCCCATTTCAGAACATGAAACACTATAATCAG CGCACACCTCCCTACTACAATGTGACAGCCATGAGTGTGCCGATTGCAGTGTGGAATGGTGGCAATGACATTTTGGCTGACCCCCACGATGTCAACATTTTGCTTCCCAAACTCTCCAATCTCATTTACCACAAGGAGATTCTTCCTTACAACCACTTGGACTTTATCTGGGCAATTAATGCTCCCCAAGAGGTTTACAATGAAATGGTTTCTATGATGTCAGAAGATAAAGAATAG